One region of Sulfuriroseicoccus oceanibius genomic DNA includes:
- a CDS encoding DUF2017 family protein, with protein MMGIYLDDERGGLVLADLDEGSLPILEALPKFARGEGSELFLNPSVVRGNEAVTEEGKEMNEDWAEFVAPDLQTLFDEQLQRVEADMEAAEPSVGVPGAVDVVIAPSHLEAWFGALNQARLAMNEEFDCEAIEEPEAHDPNVVEKLTDEQHFAMHHFMFYRFLQEMVMQAMRVSGLMEIDDQSGDDE; from the coding sequence ATGATGGGAATCTATTTGGACGATGAGCGCGGCGGATTGGTGTTGGCCGATCTGGACGAGGGTTCGCTGCCAATCCTCGAGGCACTGCCGAAGTTCGCGCGTGGGGAAGGTTCGGAGTTGTTTCTCAACCCATCGGTTGTGCGGGGGAACGAGGCGGTGACCGAAGAGGGCAAGGAAATGAACGAGGACTGGGCGGAGTTTGTGGCTCCGGACCTGCAGACTTTGTTCGACGAGCAGCTGCAACGTGTGGAGGCGGACATGGAGGCGGCCGAGCCTTCTGTAGGGGTGCCGGGAGCGGTCGATGTTGTGATTGCCCCCAGTCATTTGGAGGCCTGGTTTGGCGCTCTCAACCAGGCGCGTCTCGCGATGAATGAAGAGTTCGACTGCGAGGCGATCGAGGAGCCCGAAGCGCACGATCCGAACGTGGTCGAGAAGCTCACGGATGAGCAGCATTTCGCCATGCATCACTTCATGTTTTACCGGTTTCTACAGGAAATGGTGATGCAGGCGATGAGGGTGTCCGGTTTGATGGAAATTGACGACCAGTCGGGTGACGACGAGTGA
- the clpS gene encoding ATP-dependent Clp protease adapter ClpS produces MVSTARPWAVVIYDDPVNFMDYVTMCIQRIFGYSRERAKKHMLEVHEQGRSQVWSGNKEKAELYVHQLHAAQLQASLERAGE; encoded by the coding sequence ATGGTGAGCACGGCCCGTCCGTGGGCGGTGGTGATCTACGATGACCCGGTGAATTTCATGGACTACGTCACGATGTGCATTCAGCGGATCTTTGGTTATTCGCGGGAGCGGGCCAAAAAGCACATGCTTGAGGTGCATGAGCAAGGGCGCAGCCAGGTTTGGTCGGGAAATAAAGAGAAGGCTGAGTTGTACGTGCATCAACTGCATGCCGCACAACTACAGGCGTCTCTGGAGCGTGCGGGCGAGTGA
- a CDS encoding tRNA threonylcarbamoyladenosine dehydratase, with product MSSESSESGELNRQDPAVRYGGTARLYGRAGFERVRAARVCVIGVGGVGSWVAESLLRSGVGTIGLVDLDDVCMTNTNRQVHALERTVGQPKVEAMRDRLLAIDSAARVETYGRFFTAASSDELLGHDWDFVVDAIDSVRAKCQLIADCVGRRIPMVVCGGAGGKSDPTALRTGDVATATHDPLLKKVRRVLRTEHGFSKAEREAFGVPAVYSVQNPVFPWADGSVCETPEPNQSLRLDCASGFGTACHVTGAFGFAAAAVAMRTLAESAR from the coding sequence ATGAGCAGCGAATCTTCTGAATCCGGCGAACTGAACCGTCAGGACCCCGCGGTGCGCTATGGCGGAACCGCCAGACTTTATGGACGTGCCGGCTTCGAGCGGGTGCGGGCCGCACGTGTTTGCGTGATTGGGGTCGGGGGGGTTGGGTCCTGGGTGGCGGAGTCCTTGTTGCGCTCCGGCGTGGGGACCATCGGTTTGGTGGACTTGGACGATGTTTGTATGACCAACACAAACCGTCAGGTGCATGCGCTCGAGCGAACCGTGGGGCAGCCGAAAGTGGAGGCCATGCGCGATCGGTTGCTGGCAATCGATAGTGCGGCGCGGGTGGAGACCTATGGGCGGTTCTTCACGGCCGCTTCATCGGATGAGCTGCTCGGGCACGATTGGGACTTTGTCGTGGACGCGATCGACAGTGTACGGGCGAAGTGCCAGCTGATAGCAGATTGTGTTGGCCGGCGGATCCCGATGGTGGTGTGTGGCGGGGCTGGCGGGAAGTCGGATCCGACCGCGCTGCGCACGGGAGATGTGGCGACGGCTACCCACGATCCGTTACTTAAGAAAGTGCGGCGTGTGTTGCGCACCGAGCATGGGTTTAGCAAGGCAGAGCGCGAGGCGTTCGGCGTGCCTGCGGTGTATTCGGTACAGAACCCGGTCTTCCCTTGGGCGGACGGATCCGTTTGCGAAACTCCGGAGCCCAATCAGTCGCTGCGGTTGGATTGTGCCAGCGGCTTTGGGACCGCATGCCATGTGACGGGCGCTTTCGGATTTGCTGCCGCTGCGGTGGCGATGCGTACATTGGCTGAGAGCGCACGCTGA
- the ychF gene encoding redox-regulated ATPase YchF, which yields MLQAGIVGLPNVGKSTLFNAVTRSRKAEAANYPFCTIDPNKGIVTVPDPRLDVCSKISGSQKVIPTAIEFVDIAGLVKGASEGAGLGNQFLANIREVDAVVQVVRCFEDPDIIHEMGSVDPIRDIEIINSELILADIASLEKRRQSRAKKAKGGDKESSREVEVIDKLLPHLNEGNPAITLELSKEDADVMADFQLLSAKRTIYACNVIEDELAAAIDDPDSHPFVSKVRAYAAESHNAEALVISARIEEEMIELDPADAKDYLDALGVTDSGVSTLIRGVYHLLGLRTYITTGEKETRAWTIPAGAKAPQAAGVIHTDFERGFIRAEVVSYDNLVECGSLSAARDAGKLRSEGKEYVVNDGDVVEFLFNV from the coding sequence ATGCTTCAAGCCGGAATCGTAGGACTGCCAAACGTCGGAAAATCGACTCTCTTCAACGCTGTCACCCGCTCACGCAAAGCGGAGGCTGCGAACTATCCATTCTGCACCATCGACCCGAACAAAGGGATCGTCACCGTGCCAGACCCACGCCTCGACGTCTGCTCGAAGATTTCAGGATCGCAGAAAGTCATCCCGACCGCGATCGAGTTCGTCGACATCGCCGGGTTGGTTAAAGGAGCCAGCGAGGGTGCCGGTCTTGGCAACCAGTTCCTCGCCAACATCCGCGAGGTCGATGCCGTGGTGCAGGTGGTCCGCTGCTTCGAAGATCCGGACATCATTCACGAAATGGGCTCGGTCGATCCGATCCGCGACATCGAAATCATCAACTCGGAGTTGATCCTGGCGGACATTGCATCCTTGGAAAAGCGCCGCCAGAGCCGCGCCAAGAAAGCCAAAGGCGGCGACAAGGAGTCGAGCCGCGAAGTCGAAGTCATCGACAAGCTCCTCCCTCACCTGAACGAAGGCAACCCAGCCATCACACTGGAACTGAGCAAAGAAGACGCCGACGTCATGGCCGACTTCCAATTGCTCAGCGCCAAGCGCACCATCTACGCCTGCAACGTCATCGAAGACGAACTGGCCGCAGCAATCGACGATCCGGACTCACACCCATTCGTCTCGAAAGTGCGCGCCTACGCCGCGGAATCCCACAACGCCGAAGCGCTCGTCATCTCCGCCCGCATTGAAGAGGAAATGATCGAACTCGACCCAGCCGACGCCAAAGATTACCTCGACGCACTCGGCGTCACCGACAGCGGGGTCAGCACACTCATCCGTGGCGTTTACCACCTGCTCGGTCTGCGCACTTACATCACCACAGGTGAAAAGGAAACCCGCGCATGGACCATCCCTGCAGGAGCCAAGGCCCCACAGGCCGCTGGTGTGATTCACACCGACTTCGAGCGCGGCTTCATCCGCGCCGAGGTGGTCAGCTACGACAACCTCGTCGAGTGCGGGTCGCTCAGCGCGGCACGTGACGCCGGCAAGCTGCGCTCGGAAGGAAAAGAGTATGTCGTCAACGATGGCGACGTGGTGGAATTTCTTTTCAATGTTTGA
- a CDS encoding HD family phosphohydrolase, with protein sequence MDNSQGVRWSILIVSILALFLLVDSPVEGSRFFHERYKGLLVGGLILGAAFFHLLLGHRDRVFGRNCRLLLVFGMMFGQLALMKVLQHWLISYLEIPAAQVGLFLPMAIAPLVLSVMLGQRAGIFATIYGSLLGALVMNASEPYLYIILMMVTGLTAVALVGRVRKRGRLIQAGLCIGVVHLILAWAFGLASPIQWLPDGAGVDWVGGLTQALTILGVELFVATLISGMLPVLESFFGITTEISWIELADLNNPLLKRLTIEAPGTYHHSLLVGTLAENAAERIGANATMARVCSYFHDIGKLTSPDYFIENQGEGINPHDDLTPHMSAKMILSHVPDGVALAVRHRLNPRIMDVIREHHGTSLVYIFYKRAMQMRETQLKEVEDGMRAEEDVVSVDEADFRYKGPLPVTKESVIISLADAAESARRSLSSNDVKEISELVDRLVEERIKDGQLDEADITMEELSTIKKSFVSDLKNMSHSRPSYRGEGTKEGAAVATPDGDKKPDVV encoded by the coding sequence TTGGATAACAGCCAAGGCGTTCGTTGGTCTATTCTGATCGTTTCTATTCTGGCGCTGTTTTTGTTGGTGGACTCGCCGGTTGAGGGAAGCCGCTTTTTCCACGAGCGCTACAAGGGGTTGCTCGTCGGTGGCTTGATACTGGGGGCTGCGTTCTTCCATTTGTTGCTTGGTCATCGGGACCGTGTGTTTGGTCGCAACTGTCGACTGTTGTTGGTGTTTGGGATGATGTTCGGCCAATTGGCGCTGATGAAAGTGCTGCAGCATTGGTTGATCTCGTACTTGGAGATTCCGGCGGCGCAGGTCGGGTTGTTTTTGCCGATGGCGATCGCACCGTTGGTGTTGTCGGTGATGTTGGGCCAGCGTGCGGGGATCTTTGCGACGATTTACGGCAGTTTGCTCGGGGCGTTGGTGATGAATGCCAGCGAGCCGTATCTGTACATCATTCTGATGATGGTGACCGGGTTGACGGCGGTGGCGTTGGTTGGCCGCGTGCGCAAGCGGGGGCGGTTGATTCAGGCGGGTTTGTGCATCGGTGTGGTGCACTTGATCTTGGCGTGGGCATTTGGTCTGGCATCACCAATCCAGTGGTTGCCGGATGGTGCGGGGGTTGACTGGGTGGGGGGACTGACGCAGGCGCTGACGATCCTGGGGGTGGAGCTTTTTGTGGCCACATTGATTTCGGGCATGCTGCCCGTGTTGGAATCGTTTTTCGGCATCACCACGGAGATCTCGTGGATTGAGCTGGCGGACTTGAACAACCCGCTTCTCAAGCGACTGACGATCGAGGCCCCAGGAACCTACCACCACAGCCTTCTGGTGGGAACGTTGGCGGAGAATGCCGCCGAACGGATTGGTGCCAATGCGACGATGGCCCGGGTTTGTTCCTATTTCCACGACATCGGGAAGCTTACATCGCCTGATTACTTCATTGAGAACCAGGGGGAAGGGATCAACCCTCACGACGATCTCACTCCGCACATGAGTGCCAAGATGATTCTCTCCCACGTTCCGGACGGGGTGGCTCTGGCCGTGCGGCACCGCCTGAACCCGCGCATCATGGATGTGATTCGCGAACACCACGGAACATCGCTGGTTTATATCTTCTACAAGCGGGCAATGCAGATGCGCGAGACGCAGCTCAAGGAGGTCGAAGATGGGATGCGCGCCGAAGAGGATGTGGTGAGCGTGGATGAAGCGGATTTCCGCTATAAGGGGCCACTTCCCGTGACCAAAGAGAGTGTGATTATCAGCTTGGCGGATGCAGCGGAGAGCGCACGTCGTAGTCTGAGCAGCAATGACGTGAAGGAGATCAGTGAATTGGTCGACCGCTTGGTTGAGGAGCGGATCAAGGATGGGCAACTCGATGAGGCGGATATTACAATGGAAGAGCTCTCAACCATTAAGAAGTCGTTCGTCAGTGACTTGAAGAATATGAGCCACTCACGCCCGTCCTATCGCGGTGAAGGGACGAAGGAAGGTGCAGCGGTGGCGACTCCGGATGGCGACAAGAAGCCTGATGTGGTGTAA
- a CDS encoding ATP-dependent helicase: MADKGFSLSQLNAPQREAVVTLKGPVLILAGAGTGKTRTITARIAHMMDQGIDPKTVLAVTFTNKAAVEMRERIDGMIPGGKAKDMTVCTFHSLCVRILRQSIERLGYKPKFAIYTQGEQTGLIRRLINKYAGKDENLDPNAAISMISAAKNKGQAVSDQNDSLIAEVYRAYEEEKRLLNAVDFDDLLVLAERVLRENPDVRDYWRSCYHYITVDEFQDTNKLQMQVVQHIVGKEANICVVGDDDQSIYGWRGAEISNILDFEQFFPNPKVILLEENYRSTTPILHTANSSIKFNTSRREKKLWSSNVSEEKIRLIAMPGDVEESEFIADEIFEIVQVEKRPFEDFAVIFRTNAQSRVIEEAMRERKIPYRVVGGQSFFDRREIKDYLAYLSVMLHPEDDINLLRIINTPARGISKTTIDLAIGDSRERKVTVWEILQDPEFVGQLGTRAQNSIAAFVELMQRYGNEADRPSANYGEIAERFLKEIDFDDFLERQCKTVEEADKRKEGIHSLTQDLYRHHGDPKKRERGLRGFLDDMALSSDRDDDEDISKQKGVCLITMHAAKGLEFPDVYLIGLEQGILPHKRSLVEDTVPEERRLFYVGVTRAMTRLTMSYCATRKKWNELITCEPSIFLTEVDKTYIEELSLDDIQGEPLDDEESEDAFANMMEMLEGIEGVELD; the protein is encoded by the coding sequence ATGGCCGATAAAGGATTCTCACTTTCCCAGCTCAATGCCCCCCAACGCGAGGCGGTGGTCACTCTCAAGGGCCCCGTTCTGATTCTCGCCGGAGCCGGTACCGGCAAAACCCGGACCATCACCGCGCGCATTGCGCACATGATGGATCAGGGGATTGACCCGAAGACCGTGCTGGCGGTGACCTTCACCAACAAAGCGGCGGTTGAGATGCGCGAGCGGATCGACGGCATGATTCCAGGCGGCAAGGCGAAGGACATGACGGTGTGTACGTTCCACTCGCTGTGCGTGCGGATTCTGCGCCAGTCGATCGAGCGTCTCGGCTACAAGCCGAAATTTGCGATCTACACCCAGGGCGAGCAGACCGGGTTGATCCGTCGATTGATCAACAAGTATGCCGGTAAGGATGAGAACCTCGACCCGAATGCTGCCATCTCGATGATCAGTGCGGCCAAGAACAAAGGGCAGGCGGTATCGGATCAAAATGACTCGCTGATTGCCGAGGTCTACCGTGCCTACGAGGAGGAGAAGCGCCTGCTCAATGCGGTGGATTTCGATGACTTGTTGGTGCTCGCCGAACGCGTGCTGCGCGAGAACCCGGACGTGCGTGATTACTGGCGCAGTTGTTACCACTACATCACCGTCGATGAGTTCCAGGACACCAACAAGCTGCAGATGCAGGTCGTGCAGCACATCGTGGGCAAGGAAGCCAATATCTGCGTGGTGGGTGACGATGACCAGAGTATCTATGGCTGGCGTGGTGCGGAGATTTCCAATATTCTCGATTTCGAGCAGTTCTTCCCGAACCCGAAAGTGATTCTGCTTGAGGAGAACTATCGCTCGACGACCCCGATTCTGCACACGGCGAACAGCTCGATTAAGTTCAATACGAGCCGCCGGGAGAAGAAGCTGTGGAGTAGCAACGTGAGCGAGGAGAAGATCCGGCTCATCGCCATGCCCGGTGATGTGGAGGAGTCCGAATTCATTGCCGATGAGATTTTCGAAATCGTGCAGGTTGAAAAGCGACCGTTCGAGGACTTTGCGGTGATTTTCCGTACCAACGCCCAGTCGCGTGTGATTGAAGAAGCGATGCGTGAGCGCAAGATCCCGTACCGTGTGGTGGGGGGGCAGAGTTTCTTCGATCGTCGTGAGATCAAGGACTACCTGGCCTATCTCTCGGTGATGTTGCATCCGGAAGACGACATCAATCTGTTGCGGATCATCAACACGCCGGCGCGCGGTATCAGCAAGACAACCATCGACCTGGCGATCGGCGATAGCCGCGAACGCAAAGTGACGGTGTGGGAGATTTTGCAAGACCCTGAGTTCGTGGGGCAACTCGGAACCCGTGCCCAGAACTCAATCGCAGCGTTTGTCGAGCTGATGCAGCGTTATGGCAACGAAGCAGACCGCCCGTCGGCAAACTATGGCGAGATCGCCGAGCGCTTCTTGAAGGAGATCGACTTTGACGACTTCCTCGAGCGGCAGTGCAAGACGGTCGAGGAGGCGGACAAGCGCAAGGAAGGGATTCACTCGTTGACCCAGGACTTGTACCGCCACCACGGCGACCCTAAGAAGCGTGAGCGTGGGTTGCGCGGTTTCCTCGATGATATGGCGCTCAGTAGTGACCGCGATGACGATGAGGATATCTCCAAACAAAAAGGTGTGTGCTTGATTACGATGCACGCCGCCAAAGGCTTGGAGTTCCCGGACGTCTATCTGATTGGTCTGGAGCAGGGGATTCTGCCTCACAAGCGCTCGCTGGTGGAGGACACTGTGCCTGAGGAGCGACGTTTGTTCTATGTTGGTGTGACTCGCGCTATGACGCGGCTGACGATGTCGTATTGTGCGACCCGTAAGAAGTGGAATGAGCTCATCACCTGCGAGCCGAGTATCTTCCTGACCGAGGTCGACAAGACCTATATCGAGGAGTTGTCACTGGATGATATTCAGGGCGAGCCGTTGGACGATGAAGAGTCCGAAGATGCCTTCGCCAACATGATGGAGATGTTGGAAGGGATTGAAGGCGTGGAGCTTGATTGA
- a CDS encoding CHC2 zinc finger domain-containing protein, with protein MKISDAADRRKETIKSRVRDVLDALRIETHDRGAYVMFRCPCLEHDDNTPSAVLYRNAQYVECFGCGWRGDALDVIALKRGLDVQVEFPEVLDEGAQLLDLPSSPRDSGAISSKDRETKRKERRAKKEHRQRAIERAKQEVDRIIEASGDSNLSYDEMAKALVDASPIPVPDSEASESAAHLMVRTLFAGKRIWLGRFSSDGIPKGRIVDVTEDSLVCELQAAKAKGNDLRLTPSTYLCMQDHRRGENVHEQCYAVLEMDELRGRKPESADEIEELKCRCLILIKWLTEHGVIRPVAVVDTGNKSLHVWIEAPSEDRAQDVLDQVDAMGFDLRSYKNKVGPFRLPGCVHSETKREARLLWLAPPSGGTEAVETGSTCENQ; from the coding sequence ATGAAGATTTCAGATGCGGCGGATCGTCGCAAGGAAACAATCAAGAGTAGGGTCCGCGATGTGCTCGATGCACTCAGGATTGAAACCCACGACCGTGGGGCATATGTGATGTTCCGGTGCCCCTGCCTCGAGCACGATGACAACACCCCTAGTGCGGTCTTGTACCGGAATGCGCAGTACGTCGAGTGCTTCGGCTGTGGGTGGAGGGGAGATGCCTTGGACGTCATTGCCTTGAAGCGGGGGTTGGATGTTCAAGTCGAGTTCCCGGAAGTCCTTGATGAGGGGGCGCAGCTCCTGGACTTGCCAAGTTCACCTCGTGATTCAGGGGCGATTAGCTCCAAAGATCGGGAGACGAAGCGTAAAGAGCGCAGAGCTAAGAAGGAGCATCGCCAGAGGGCGATCGAGCGCGCCAAGCAGGAAGTCGACCGCATCATTGAAGCCTCCGGCGATAGCAATCTTTCGTATGACGAAATGGCGAAGGCTCTGGTCGATGCGTCTCCGATTCCGGTTCCTGATTCGGAAGCATCAGAATCAGCAGCTCATCTGATGGTTCGGACTCTCTTCGCCGGTAAACGGATTTGGCTTGGGCGTTTTTCTTCTGATGGAATTCCCAAAGGGAGGATTGTCGACGTGACGGAAGACTCTTTGGTGTGTGAGCTCCAGGCAGCAAAAGCCAAAGGAAACGACCTGCGTCTGACTCCGAGCACTTACCTGTGTATGCAAGATCACCGTCGTGGAGAGAATGTGCATGAGCAGTGCTATGCGGTGCTGGAAATGGACGAGCTTCGGGGGCGTAAGCCTGAATCGGCCGATGAGATTGAGGAGCTGAAGTGTCGTTGCTTGATCTTGATCAAGTGGTTGACCGAGCACGGAGTGATCAGGCCGGTCGCCGTAGTGGATACTGGCAATAAGTCACTTCATGTGTGGATCGAGGCTCCCTCTGAGGATCGTGCGCAGGACGTGCTCGATCAAGTTGATGCGATGGGCTTCGACTTGAGGTCTTACAAAAACAAGGTCGGACCGTTCCGCTTGCCGGGCTGTGTTCATAGCGAGACCAAGCGTGAGGCTCGGTTGCTATGGCTAGCCCCCCCTTCGGGAGGCACGGAGGCAGTTGAGACAGGTAGCACTTGTGAGAACCAGTAA
- a CDS encoding S1 family peptidase translates to MKSLIHRTLMGMAAGASLASFVVPASAAEPVTEDIYTEELPAQVFFDEGENAKFTERFGKLVDEGKAFTTTALLKDVGKAGSEKVPASQLAQVDADSKDLALPDLYDQSVDSVLMIASLYNCGRCDNWHVGAIATAWAANEDGIVVTNYHVLEGKGEEHFLGVMTRSGKVYPVVEVLAGDKAADVAFIKVDTSGEKLQPLALGASARVGEDVTVISNPQRRKWVMTHGIVSRYFLNKISPQAGFVTRMSITAEYAVGSSGGPLLNNKGEVIGMVCSTQPVFARNDNQPKDTPGTVQMVYKDSVPVVAIRALVDETK, encoded by the coding sequence ATGAAAAGTTTGATTCATCGAACCCTGATGGGGATGGCGGCCGGAGCATCTCTGGCGTCGTTCGTAGTTCCGGCGTCGGCGGCTGAGCCGGTGACAGAAGATATTTACACTGAAGAGTTGCCGGCTCAGGTGTTCTTCGATGAAGGCGAGAACGCAAAGTTCACCGAGCGCTTCGGCAAGCTGGTGGATGAAGGGAAGGCCTTTACCACAACCGCTTTGCTCAAAGATGTGGGCAAGGCGGGTTCGGAGAAGGTGCCTGCCTCGCAGCTGGCTCAGGTGGATGCGGATTCCAAGGATCTTGCGCTTCCGGATCTCTACGACCAGTCGGTGGATTCTGTGTTGATGATCGCCAGCCTCTACAATTGCGGCCGCTGTGACAACTGGCACGTCGGGGCGATCGCTACCGCTTGGGCTGCCAATGAAGACGGGATTGTGGTGACCAATTATCACGTGCTGGAAGGAAAGGGCGAAGAGCACTTTCTCGGTGTGATGACCCGGAGTGGCAAGGTGTACCCAGTGGTGGAAGTGCTCGCCGGCGACAAGGCCGCAGATGTAGCATTCATCAAAGTCGATACCTCTGGTGAAAAATTGCAGCCATTGGCTCTCGGTGCTTCGGCTCGAGTCGGTGAAGATGTGACGGTCATCAGCAACCCACAGCGCCGCAAGTGGGTGATGACCCACGGAATCGTTTCGCGCTACTTCTTGAACAAAATTTCACCTCAAGCTGGTTTCGTGACCCGGATGTCGATCACTGCGGAGTACGCGGTGGGCAGCAGTGGTGGTCCGTTGTTGAACAACAAAGGCGAAGTGATTGGCATGGTGTGCAGCACACAGCCTGTGTTTGCGCGCAATGACAACCAGCCGAAGGACACACCGGGTACGGTGCAGATGGTCTATAAGGACAGTGTGCCGGTGGTGGCCATCCGGGCGTTGGTGGATGAGACCAAGTAA
- a CDS encoding PrsW family glutamic-type intramembrane protease, giving the protein MCPTSPADNPPDLAETKRVDQGDSPAGRFRELIERRRSQTSLAQALLVTLIAALVTAPVALLVSFVDFRPSEKSAIVWLVALVPTIEEILKLAGMMLLIKLRPWLITGGWQFPIAAILSALAFATVENFLYLEIYAAHYSPADLAELASYRWTVCVIVHIGCSIIASMGMLRVWDHHIKSRQPAQLWRALTMLTLAIVVHGAYNWWSVN; this is encoded by the coding sequence ATGTGCCCCACCAGCCCAGCGGACAACCCGCCAGACCTCGCCGAGACAAAGCGCGTAGACCAAGGTGACTCCCCCGCTGGCAGATTCCGGGAGCTCATCGAAAGGCGGCGCAGTCAAACCTCCCTGGCCCAGGCGCTGTTGGTCACCTTGATCGCGGCGCTGGTCACCGCACCGGTCGCCCTGCTGGTATCCTTTGTCGATTTCCGCCCATCGGAGAAATCGGCCATCGTCTGGTTGGTCGCTCTCGTTCCGACTATCGAGGAAATCCTCAAACTCGCGGGCATGATGTTGTTGATCAAACTCCGCCCATGGCTCATCACCGGCGGCTGGCAATTTCCCATCGCCGCCATCCTCAGCGCCCTCGCCTTCGCCACCGTCGAAAACTTCCTCTACCTCGAGATCTACGCAGCGCACTACTCACCTGCCGATCTAGCGGAGCTCGCATCTTACCGATGGACTGTCTGCGTTATCGTGCACATTGGATGTTCCATCATCGCATCCATGGGCATGCTTCGCGTGTGGGATCACCACATCAAGTCCCGTCAACCAGCCCAGCTTTGGCGGGCGCTGACCATGCTCACTCTAGCCATCGTCGTCCACGGCGCATACAACTGGTGGTCGGTGAACTGA
- a CDS encoding helix-turn-helix domain-containing protein, protein MKQLPQITKHDESLITTRELARRLKVTERTIENWRRDGRIPALKIGRAVRFLWSDVIDALKSPE, encoded by the coding sequence ATGAAGCAACTACCACAGATCACGAAACATGACGAATCGCTCATCACGACCCGCGAACTTGCCCGAAGGCTAAAGGTCACTGAGCGGACCATTGAGAACTGGCGCAGGGATGGGCGGATCCCTGCGCTGAAGATTGGTCGTGCCGTGCGGTTCCTGTGGAGTGATGTGATCGACGCTCTCAAGTCACCCGAATAA
- the ybeY gene encoding rRNA maturation RNase YbeY, with protein sequence MSASLEICVSNQHPALPFDEAWLESLMGDALEACLAQPGSHPERMVLPVLDELDVALVDDETIADVHVRFMDIPGETDVITFDHGEIVISLDTAQRYAKEFGNGFVEEVARYAVHGLLHLNGHEDAEEGERAAMHREQERILAESLARVAPYPASSGDEG encoded by the coding sequence ATGTCAGCTTCACTAGAGATTTGTGTTTCCAACCAGCACCCGGCATTGCCTTTCGATGAGGCTTGGCTGGAGTCGCTGATGGGGGATGCGCTGGAGGCGTGTTTGGCGCAGCCTGGGAGTCATCCTGAGCGGATGGTTTTGCCGGTGCTCGATGAATTGGATGTGGCGCTGGTGGATGATGAGACCATCGCTGATGTTCATGTGCGCTTCATGGATATTCCGGGGGAGACCGACGTCATCACCTTCGATCATGGGGAAATTGTCATCAGCCTCGATACAGCGCAGCGCTATGCCAAGGAGTTTGGCAATGGCTTCGTTGAGGAAGTGGCCCGCTATGCCGTGCACGGGTTGCTCCATTTGAATGGGCATGAAGATGCCGAGGAGGGCGAGCGTGCTGCGATGCATCGTGAGCAGGAGCGGATTCTCGCTGAGTCGCTTGCGCGCGTGGCTCCATATCCTGCATCATCAGGAGACGAGGGGTAG